In Methanobrevibacter thaueri, the sequence ATCAAAAACAGCAGAATGGCCATTTGGAAATATAAAACAAAATCTAAAAGTAACAGAATTCAACACAACAGGATTAAAAAGAACACAAACAGAAGCAAAA encodes:
- a CDS encoding transposase, with the translated sequence SKTAEWPFGNIKQNLKVTEFNTTGLKRTQTEAKLLAISHNLKRIYNETIQNELIHQENKQNT